ggctggagtgcagtaacactaacttggctcactgcaaccttcacctcccaggttcaagcaattctcctgcctcagcctactgagtagctgggattacaggcacctgccaccacgcctggctaatttttgtatttttagtagagacagggtttcatcatgttgaccaggctggtctcgaccttctgacttcaagtgatccaccctccttggcctcccaaagtgctgagattacaggcgtaagccaccacgcctggcccaacgccatgttttttttgtttgttttttttttttgagatggagtttcgcttttgttgcccaggctgaagtgcaatggcgtgatctgggttcactgcaacctccgcctcccagtttcaagcgattctcctgtctcagcctcccgagtagctgggattacaggcgcatcccaccatgcctggctaattttcgtatttttagtagagacggggtttcaccatattggccaggctggtattgaactcctgacctcaggtgatctgcccgcctcagcctcccgaagtgctgggattacaagcgtgagccaccatgactggccaagGCCATGTTTTTATACACATCCTACCTCAGGGATGCACCCTAGAGGAAGGAGCTGAGGTCAAGAAACTCCTTTGGTGTGGTGTTTTCTGTAGCCTCCTGATTCACAGTGGCCTAGCATGAGGCCCAGCTGCCTCCAGTCATGGACAGAAGAAAAAGTGACAAGTGTGTGAATGCTAGGGATGGCAGGTCAGTCACTTCCGGTTTGTTGGTCATCTTTTCAGCACAGGTCCAAGATGACAAGGGCAGAGTTCACAAATCTGAGCTTGGCTCTCCTGGATGGAGAACTACTTGTCAGTGGTGCCATCTGCAGGGCGTTAAGGAATTTGCCAGGAGTTTGATGGGATTGGGAGGGGAATATGGCATCTCCAGATAAAAtgctcttctctcctcctttgcTCAAGCCTCTTAGTTTAAGCACATCCCTAAATCACAGCCTGGGTCCTCGGTAAGGCTGAAAGACTCATGTCCTTCTGATCTCGTGGCGGGCAATATTTAAGGCTTCTAGTCCTACAAGGCAGGACACAAGGCTGTGGTATCTCTCCCCTTCGTCCCTACCAATTAAATCtgtcatctctaaaatgaggcaCTGGGCTCTTTTCATTTTAACAGTGAACTCAAGGAGGGGATGAACAGTAGGTTGTGAAGGCATTTAAGCATTCTGTGTTAAAAAAAGAAGGTATCTATGTAGTTAAGTTTAgttatcattgttattatcatCATCCTTTTCATCTCTAAGTAAACCCTTcttgggcttttaaaaatttatattcggcagggcgcggtggctcacgcctgtaatcccagcactttgggaggccgagacgggcggatcacgaggtcaggagatcgagactgtcctggctaacacagtgaaaccccatctctactgaaaatacaaaaaattagccaggcgtggttgcaggcgcctgtagtcccagctactcgggaggctgaggcaggagaatggcgtgaacccgggaggcggagcttgcagtgagccgagatagtgccactgcactccaacctgggcgacagagcgagactccgtctcaaaaaaaaaaattatgttcattggctgggcacggtggctcatccctgtcatcccagcactttgggaggccgaggcaggcagatcacctgaggtcaggaattcaagaccagcctggccaatgtggtgaaaccctgtctccaataaaaatacaaaacaattagccggggcgtggtggcgggtgcctgtaatcccagctactcgggaggctgaggcaggagaatcacttgaactcgggagttggaggatgcagtgagccaagatcacaccactgcactccaagctggatGTCAGAGttagacttcatctccaaaaagaagaagaagaagaagaaaaagttatacttattttctgaataaatggCCTATTCTTCTGTAGCAGCTCTGGAGTATGGCTGAGCAGACATGTCAAGACCTGGGATGCAGTGCCCCTCATCTCCCAACTTGGACGCACATCTCTAAGTTTACAGGTCcaaggccgggcgccgtggctcatgcctgtaatcccagcactttgggaggccgagacgggtggatcacgaggtcaggagatcgagaccatcctggctaacacggtgaaaccccgtctctactaaaaatacaaaaaattagccaggcgtggtggcgggcgcctgtagtcccagctacttgggaggctgaggcaggagaatggcgtgaacccgggaggcggagcttgcagtgagccgagattgcgccactgcactccagcctgggcaacagtgagactctgtctcaaaaaaaaaaaaaaaaaaagtttacaggTCCTTCCAGACTCTAAAGCCCTACTTGCTACCCCTTCTGAGAAAGGCAGAATGGAAATCTATAGTGTAAAAGGGAAAATAGTCCCAGAAGATTAAGGGGTCCTGATTAGTGACAGAACAAGAGGCTAACCAAATGTCTCTGTTCCCTAGGCCCCTCCCCTGAGACTTGACAAAGAAGCCTGGGCCCTGAAACAGAGTGAGAGTTCCAAAACCTTAGGGCTTAAAGTTTACATTGAGTAGAACAATAAAGAATCtggctgggccaggcgcagtggctcacgcctgtaatcccagcacttccggctgccgaggcgtgtggatcacgaggttaggaaatcaagaccatcctggctaacatggtgaaaccccgtctctactaaaaatacaaaaaattagccgggtgtggtggcgggtgcctgtagtcccagctactcgggaggctgaggcaggagaatggcgtgaacccaggaggcggagcttgcagtgagccgagattgcgccactgcactgtagcctgggcgagactccgtctcaaaaaagaaaaaaaagaatctggctggccgggcggggtggctcgtgcctgtattcccagcactttgggaggccgaggtgggtggatcacgaggtcaggagatggagaccatcctggctaacacggtgaaaccccgtctctactaaaaatacaaaaaactagccgggcgtagtggcggccacctgtagtcctagctactcgggaggctgaggcaggagaatgacgtgaacctgtgagggagagcttgcagtgagccgagatggtgccactgcactccagcctgggtgacagagtgagactccgtctcaaaaaaaaaaaaaaaaagaaaaagaaaaagaaaaagaatctggcCTAAGAGAAattaccattatttatttttggttccctagaagcatttttttttttttttggaaacaaagcCTCACTGCCGCCCAGGttagactgcagtggcacgatctcggctcactgcaagctccgcctccctgcaagctccgcctcctgggttcacgccattctcctgcctcagcctcccaagtagctgggactaaaggcacccgccaccactcccggctaattttttgtatttttagtagagacggggtttcaccgtgttagccaggatggtctccatctcctgacctcgtgatccacccgcctcggcctcccaaagtgctgggattacaggcgtgagccaccgcgcccggcctccctaGAAGCATTCTATGGGCATTACCAGGCACTGTACTTGCTGCCCGGGCAGAGGTATAGATAAGATGACTGCAGTGCCATTTCATTCTAGCCATCCCCTCCCCCATGGCCCACACATAATATATCATTTAACCCAAGGCCTTAACTTATAATTATTAGTATTCAtcttggcctggtgtggtggctcacccttgtaatcccagcagtttgggaagccaaggagggaggatcacttgaggtcaggagtttgagaccagcctggccaacatggcaaaaccccgtctctactaaaaatacaaaaattagctgggcatggtggtgcaggcctgtaatcccagctgctcaggaggctgaggcaggagaatcccttgaacccaggaggcagaggttgcagtgagccgagactgagccactgcactccagcctggcaatagagcgagactccatctcaagaaaaaaaaaatagtagtcaTCTTGatgtataaaacaattttaaaattttttttttcctttgagacggagttcgcACTTATCAccaagtctggagtgcaatggcatgatctcggctcactgcaagctctgcctcccgggttcaagcaattctcctgtctcagcctcccaagtagctgggattacaggtgcccaccaccacacccagctaatttttgtatttttagtagagacggggtttcaccatgttggcctggttggtctcgaactcctgacctcaggtgatccacccaccttggcctcccaaagtgctgggattacaggagtgaactactgtgcccagcttaaaatgttttattgtatatttttgagagtttcactctgtcaccgaggctggggtgcagtggcataatctcagcgtgagcccccgtgcccagccactaattttgtatttttagtagagttggggtttcgccatgttggcctggctggtctcagtctcctgacctcaggtgatccacctactttgggctcccaaagtgataggattacaggcgtgagctgctgtgcccgggCCTCTCAGTTCTTTAAAGGTGTCTGCAGCTCGGCACACCCagcgactcatgcctgtaatcccagcactttgggaggccgaggcgggcagatcacgaggtcaggagttcgagaccagcctggccaacatggtgaaaccccaactctactaaaaatacaaaaattagccaggcttggtggcaggtgcctgtaatcccagctactcgggaggctgaggtaggagaatcacttgaacccgggaggcggaggttgcagtgagccacgaccacaccactgcactccagcctgggagacagagcgagactccatctcaaaataaataataaaataaaaaataaataaagatgtctGCTTTCCCTTGGAACCTGTGATGGCTACATTTTTGTTGCTATGCTAGGCCTGTAGGCTCCCCACCAAAGCTTTTTCTCTGAATTGTTCATGCCAAATCAGATTACCTTTGGAGCTGAGAGTTGCAGTCATCCCTTAGTATCCCTGGAGGATATCAAAATCCATGaatgctcaagttccttatatagAGAACTCTGGTGTTTGCATGTAACCTGCACacatcttcctgtatactttaagtcatttccaaattacttataatacctaatacaatgtgaaTGCTATGCAAATAATTGTTATACTGTATCATTTAGTGAATAAAGGGGACAAGTATATGTTCAGTTCAGACACAACTAtccatttttccaaatatatattttgagatagggtctttctctggCACCCAGACAGGAATGCAGCAGCACAATTAcactggctaatttgtttttgttttagttttgtaatgacagggtctccctaggttgcctaggctggtctcaaactcctgggctcaagtgatcctcccgccttgaccaaagtgctggtattataggcatgaaccactatggcCGGTTGCTTCCAAGTATTTTCAATCCAGTTAGTCAAATCTAGATATGGAACCCACAGATAGGGAGGGCTGACTACATTTTGTAAATTTATAGGATTTATgggctaaaaaaacaaaaaacaaaaaactgggaaAATTGTAGActtccctactttttttttttttgagatgaagttttgctcttgttgcccaggctggagtgcaatggcgcaacctcggctcactgcaacctccgcctgctgggttcaagcaattctgtttttgctttttttttgagatggcgtcttgctctgtcgcccaggctggagtgcagtggcgcgatttctgctcactgcaagctccgcctcccaggttcatgccattctcctgcctcagcctcccgagtagctgggactacaggcgcccaccaccacacccagctaattttttgtatttttagtagagacggggtttcaccgtgttagccaggatggtctggatctcctaaccccgtgatctgcccgcctcagcctcccaaagtgcttgggattacaggcatgagccaccacacctgacccaaggttcaagcaattctgcctcagcctcctgagtagctgggattacaggcatgcgccaccatgtccggctaattttgtatttttagtagagatggagtttctccatgttggccaggctggtctcaaactcctgacctcaggtgatccacccgcctcaagcctcccaaagcgttgggattacaggcatgagccactgcgcctggcctcttctttttaaaaaaatgcctcaTGTATTCTTTCAGTCTTGAACCAAGAAGACATCAAGGTCTTCAGCAGCCATAATTTTCCTGTGCTTTCCGGATTTGAAATCTACGTTTTCTCCTAGGTTAAATCCTCTATTTACATTCTCTGTGCCTACAAGTCTGTTACATGTAGCCAAAATACTTGAAAGGATGTAAACCATGCCAAATGctataaattataaacttttatcCTAAACTTTCCAAAGTTGCCGCTTTATCCTCATGTAATGCAGTCCTCTCCCACCAATGCATATGGCTTATTGTTTAGCCTTCTTACCTAGCATGACTTTTATTGACCACCATGAGTTCTGGTCCTTTTTCCTATCACAATAGGGCTGGAAACAGCCTTTACCTCACCACCCTCAAATATTCCTAGTCAGATGTTTTTCCCAGGTCACTGTTTTGACAGgatctgtcaccaaggctggagtgcagtggtacaatcacagctcaccacagcctcaatcttgtcagcctctcaagtagctgggcttataggctcacaccaccacacccaaatttttttttgtagatggagtttcatcatgtctcccaggctggtcttgaatgcctgggatcagaggtgtgagccaccatgaccagccaaaGATCACTTGGAAATTTCTTAATTACACTAACAAGTTAGCAGGCCACTTTAAACAGCAGCATCTCAGTGGATATTCAAAACTTACACTTCCTATACATTACTCATTAGTAACTACCCAGTCTTACTCTGAAGAGCTAAATGAGCTTTAGATTAGCAGAATGACTTTCCCCACCCCCTATGCAAGCGTTGAGGTGGTAAACTAGTCTGAGAATCTAGGGCTCCTGCCTTTCTAGTCTGTTGAGCTCCCTTTTCCCTAGAGGTGCCTGCACAGTAAGTGGGATCCTTGACACCAGACTCTCTATACTCCAAGTATAGATGAATCTAAAAACCAAGGCACTTTTAGAAAAAAACGCAGGAAACAAAGCTTTTGATGTTAATGACTTTACTTTGAGATATGATGGAAAAATATTACAGGTACACATGGAAAAGACATGATCACCAAGTGAAAACAATCTAACCAGAAAGCTTTAACGTCTGTCAGTTAAGCTGAAGCTGAAATTCTGGGAGCATGACATGCTGCAGGGCCAAAAGGAATGGATAATTAGtattcctctccttcttcctcaccCTCTCCTTCAACAGAATCCACACCAACCTCCTCATAATCCTTCTCAAGGGCAGCCATATCTTCACGGGCCTCTGAAAACTCGCCTTCCTCCATCCCCTCACCCACGTACCAGTGAACAAAGGCACGCTTGGCATACATCAGGTCAAACTTGTGGTCCAGGCGAGCCCAGGCCTCAGCAATGGCTGTGGTGTTGCTCAGCATGCACACAGCTCTCTGTACCTTGGCCAGGTCTCCACCAGGCACCACAGTGGGAGGCTGGTAGTTGATGCCAACCTTGAAGCCAGTGGGGCACCAATCCACAAACTGGATGCTGCGCTTGGTTTTGATGGTGGCAATGGCAGCATTGACATCTTTGGGAACCACGTCACCACGGTACAACAGGCAGCAAGCCATGTATTTACCATGGCGAGGGTCACATTTCACCATCTGGTTGGCTGGCTCAAAGCAAGCATTGGTGATCTCTGCTACAGAAAGCTGTTCATGGTAGGCTTTCTCAGCAGAGATGACAGGGGCATATGTGGCCAGAGGGAAGTGGATGCGGGGGTAGGGCACCAGGTTGGTCTGGAATTCTGTCAGGTCAACATTCAGGGCTCCATCAAATCTCAGGGAAGCAGTGATGGAGGACACAATCTGGCTAATAAGGCGGTTAAGGTTAGTGTAGGTTGGGCGCTCGATATCGAGGTTTCTACGACAGATGTCATAGATGGCCTCATTGTCTACCATGAAGGCACAATCAGAGTGCTCCAGGGTGGTGTGGGTGGTGAGGATGGAGTTGTAGGGCTCAACTACAGCTGTGGAAACCTGGGGTGCTGGGTAAATGGAGAACTCCAGCTTGGACTTCTTGCCATAATCAACTGAGAGACGTTCCATGAGCAGGGAGGTGAACCCAGAACCAGTTCCCCCACCAAAGCTGTGGAAAACCAAGAAGCCCTGAAGACCGGTGCACTGGTCAGCCTGTAGGggaataaaaaaatgtaatattttaatgccAGGACACATTATCTTAGAATTTCTATTTCAACTTTTTAGATTACGAACCATATCTCACTGATGTAAGCACAAGGAATTGGCAAAACAGACATATCCACAAACTGTCCATAACCTAGGGACTATCTGATTTAGAAGTCCAATTAATATAGCAAGCAGCCTATTCCACATTTTGGTAGGTGCCAAAGAATGAATGATGTCAGTCACTCCACCCAACTTGCACTGGAACTATCACACCacattaaatgcatatttatatgtGGTGCTTACCAGCTTGCGAATTCGGTCCAACACAAGGTCAATGATCTCCTTGCCAATGGTGTAGTGCCCTCGGGCATAGTTATTGGCAGCATCTTCCTTGCCTGTGATGAGCTGCTCAGGGTGGAAGAGCTGGCGGTAGGTGCCAGTGCGAACTTCatctggaggagggagagaaggacggagggagtgagtgagtgacaAGAGAAGCCCCTGGACAGACCTCCTGTCCCAGCATCCTGGGATCTCAGGTTACTGAGGTCAACTCACCAATGACTGTGGGTTCCAAGTCTACAAACACAGCCCGGGGCACGTGCTTGCCAGCGCCCGTCTCACTGAAGAAGGTGTTGAAGGAGTCATCTCCTCCCCCAATGGTCTTGTCACTTGGCATCTGGCCATCGGGCTGGATGCCGTGTTCCAGGCAGTAGAGCTCCCAGCAGGCATTGCCAAtctggacaccagcctggccaacgtggatgGAGATGCACTCACGCTGCGGGAAGGAAAAAAGATATCACAATTTAAACCAATCTATTGATGACTGTCAAGTGGAACAAAATACTCAtgcaatctttatttttttagagataaggtctgtcgcccaggcttgagtgcagtgatgccatctaggctcactgcagcctaggctCCAgtcatccccccacctcagcctctggagcagctgggaccacaggcacagaccaccaagctggctaattttttcattttttttgtggagatgaggtctggcTGTGTTACCTAGGCTACTCACGTAATCTGAAAACGAATTTCCTTTTCTAAAGCGATCTTTTCTAAAGATCCTTTTCTAAGATGTACTACTTTTGAGAACAGCTACACTATAGTCTACGTTGCTTTTAATGAATGTTACCTTCCCATCCTAAACCGGGAAGGCCTCCTTCCAGACCAAGACAGCTCAGTCACAGCTTCCTCCTTTGGAGGACCAAGACAGGAAGGTGGGCATCCATCCAGCGCTCAGGCCCCAGAAGCCCACTTTAGACTAGGTGGTCACATTTCCGGGCAGCTCCTAGCACAGGAAGCACGTGGCCAGACCAGCGCAGAAGAAATGTCTGTCCGCAGGGACAAGGGGCGGGGCTCTGCGGCACAGGATGAATGAGCAATTCCGGGCGCGCGCTCTTGCGCCCCCCGGCGGTGCTGCAGAGGCACGAAATGGCCACGTCTGCAAAGGCGCTGCCCAAGCCGCCCATCCTCCCTTGCCTGCCGGCATCGGGCTCAGCCTAACACCTCCACAGCAGTCTGAGCGCAGTAGGAGATTATCGGCGGCCCAGATCTGGGTCAAGATCCGATTTCCGTTCCCTCAAAATCCCTTACTGCCACCACCTGCTCCCCTGAATTCCTAACGCAGCAGGGAGAGACAGGTGGCCTCTACAGACTGTTGTGTACGAACTGTCGTAATACACTGGTGTAGAGCGGTACATTGACAGGGAGCTCTTCCGCAGTCCTCTTATTGCTTTCATCAAAAAAAGAACACTCAGGTTAACAGGAGACACGCCCTGTAGCCCTAGTCGCGTCGCGACCCAGAGCGCATGCGCAAAGCGCAGTGGCGGTTTCCCGCCCAGGAGCGGCGGGAAGGTAACGGTCGCGCGTGCGCGCTTTTGTCTCCAGCTGCTTCCCACCCCCGCTTTTCGCGCTCAAGAGGAAGTGAGGGCTGGAAGAGTCCGCGCGCGCGTCCACCCAAGGCGGAGTAAGGGCATGCGCTGGAAAGGACTGCGGGGACTCGAGGGACCGCACCCAGGACACAGTTACGCGACAAAAGAGAGCTCCGGATACGGCGGAGGGCAGCCCGAGCCCCCCATCCCTTCCAGAGTCCGAGAAGAAATCCTGGCGCCCCTCGACCTTTCCGGGCCCCCGCTATTTACACACACCGAGGTCTCACCACTCCCGCCCTGGCCTCTCGCCTCGTTTTCCGCCCTCCAAACGGACGGCTCTGAGGCCAGCCCTTCCCGGCTGTATACAGGGCCCCAGCGCCCCGCCGGCTCGCTTTTCCCTGCTTCCCTGAAAGCAGCCGGGAGCCGCACGGCTTACTCACCATAGTGGCTAGGGATTAGGAGGCGAAGGCGACAGGAGCAGACACCGGGTCCCGGTTACCGTCCCCGACAAGCTAAGAGTCGAGGTAAGTAACGCACTAGGGCGGGGCCGGCGCTGGAGCCTCTTAAGTAGCGGCTGCGGAGGGGCGGGCGGGCACAGGCGGTGCCGCGGTCGCTGGCCCCTCCTCCGGCCCCGCGCGCCCACTCCGCGCCCGGCCTGGCCGCCGCAGAGGCGGGCTCCGAGCCCCGAGCCCCCTCCCCTCGCGCGGCCGCGGGGTGGGGTCTGCCGCGCCTGCGGGCAACGCGCGCCAGTACTGCAGTGTGCGGCGCATGGCTGCGAGGGCCTGCCGAGGGGCGGGCGCGAGTCGGAAAGACACCGACCAGGGAATGGGCGACGAGGCTTGCCTTAATTCGGAGGAAACCCAGGACTTGAGAGAGCCATACAATTTGAAAGACGAAGCACCGTGAAATGCAGAAAGTTGTGGTTCGGATAGCTCAGCTGATTAATTTCATGTTGCCACAGTTTGTCAGtgagttttgcctttttattttctcagttcctTTAAAGGCAGTGCATTCGGTACTTACCTGATAATGTGAAAAACGCGAGCTTTAGAAAACCGAATAGGTGTACATGGTTTACTGTAATGACTTGTTCTCCAAAGTAAGAGTACCAAACGCTGGAAGCAAATAGTATTTCAGTCATTCGAAGAGTAGTGCCCAAGCATTTAACATTGAAGCTGTTAAAAGGGCAAAGTAGGCCCCAATTTTAGATCTAAGCCATCAACTTTATGGAACAGTCCTAAGGGCTTTTTGAAAAGgagatttaaaaacacatttcagaGGTGGTAGCTGAGTTGAAGAAGTGAGGAAAGACTTGGATAGGGAGGAAATAGTTTGACAC
This sequence is a window from Homo sapiens chromosome 12, GRCh38.p14 Primary Assembly. Protein-coding genes within it:
- the TUBA1B gene encoding tubulin alpha-1B chain, yielding MRECISIHVGQAGVQIGNACWELYCLEHGIQPDGQMPSDKTIGGGDDSFNTFFSETGAGKHVPRAVFVDLEPTVIDEVRTGTYRQLFHPEQLITGKEDAANNYARGHYTIGKEIIDLVLDRIRKLADQCTGLQGFLVFHSFGGGTGSGFTSLLMERLSVDYGKKSKLEFSIYPAPQVSTAVVEPYNSILTTHTTLEHSDCAFMVDNEAIYDICRRNLDIERPTYTNLNRLISQIVSSITASLRFDGALNVDLTEFQTNLVPYPRIHFPLATYAPVISAEKAYHEQLSVAEITNACFEPANQMVKCDPRHGKYMACCLLYRGDVVPKDVNAAIATIKTKRSIQFVDWCPTGFKVGINYQPPTVVPGGDLAKVQRAVCMLSNTTAIAEAWARLDHKFDLMYAKRAFVHWYVGEGMEEGEFSEAREDMAALEKDYEEVGVDSVEGEGEEEGEEY